In Pseudomonadota bacterium, the sequence AGCCCCACGCAATCGTTCGACACACAGCCGAATGCCGCGCGCAGCCAGGCCCGCGCCTCCTCGCCCTCGAGCGCGGCAACGCCCCCCGCGAGCGCGGAGCGCAGCGATGGAACGAGCTCGAACCGCTGCAGCTCACCCGACTCCTTTGGGCGGAAGCCCTCCAGAAACGAAGGGCGACCCACCCCCACGGTGGCATCAAGGCCACTGCTGTAGGGGTTCACCAGAAACGCCACTGCGGCATCGAGTGCACAGAAGAACTGCAGCGCGCGCAACGTCTCCCGAAGCAGGTCGGTCAGTGGCGCGCCGTCAAGCGCGATGCGCGTCACCTCGCTGAGCGTCACCATGGCCAGCTCGGCATGGCGCACCCGGTTGCGGTGGCTCAGCAGAAAGAGACGAGAAAGCGTGAGCGCCTCTTGCGGTCTCTCGTCGCGGGCTCGCTGCCAGTCGGCAGATGTGATTCGCAGCGCGCGAACCTGTGTCAGCGCGCAGACCTCGTCGCCCTGCTGGCGCGCATCGAGAACACCCACCTCTCCGAACGAATCGCCCGGCTGCAGCACGGTGAGCCGAAGGCGACGCTCGCCGGCTGCGTCGAGCACGCTCGTGATCTCGACACGGCCCTCGAGGAGCAGATAGAACGCGTCAGAGGCCTCCCTGGCCGACTGGATGCGCTCCCCCTGCGCAAACGTGGCGATGGTTGCCCAGGCCATCAATGCGCTTCGGCATTCCGCATCAAGCTCGGCGCGTACCGCAAGATCGTCGGGCTGCGGGCCCTGTCTCAGATCGCTCATCGCTACCAGCCTCCCGTTGACGCATGTCTGCCCGAGGACCCACTCCGGAGGAGGCTCTCGAGGCTCTCGATGTCGTGGGCATGGGCCCGCGCGACATCGACGGCAATGAGGCCCCGATGGACGAGGTCGGCCAGGGACTGATCCATGGTGTGCATGTCACGCGAGCCGGACGACTCGATGGCCGAATAGAGCTGATGTGCCTCTCCCTTTCGAATCAGGTTCAAGATGGCCGGCGTGCCCAGCATGACCTCTCGCGCCGGCACGAGCGCCTGACCGTCGACGCGCGGGAGCAAGACCTGACAGATGACGGCATTCAGGGAGTTGGCGAGCTGCACACTGATCTGGGCGCGTTGCGCAGGCGTGAACACGTCGACGATGCGATGCACGGTCTGCGACGCACTGCTCGTGTGCAGGTTGGCCAGCACCAGCTGTCCGGTCTCGGCGATGGACAAGGTCGCCTCGATGGTGTCACGATCACGCATCTCGCCCACGTAGACGATGTCCGGGCTCTGCCTCAAGACGGCGCGCAGTGCGGCGTTGTAGGACGGGGTGTGCTCGCCCACCTGCCGCTGACTGATGGTGCATCGCCTCGGCTCGAAGACGAACTCGATGGGGTCTTCGAACGTGACGATGTGCGCCTCTCGAATCTGATTGATGTATTCGAGGAATGAGGCGCACATGGTCGATTTTCCGCTGCCGGTGCGACCGGTCACGAGGATGAGGCCGTTTCCGACCTCAAGGAGGCGCACAAGCGCTTCGCTCAGACCCAGCTCTTGCGGCGAGGGGATGTTGATGGGAATGGGACGGATGACGGCGGCCATGCCGCCTCGACGCAAGAAGATGTTCAGGCGAAAGCGAAAATCGCCGCGCCGCTCGAGCGCCAAATCGATCTCATGCTCAGCGTCGAGACGCTCGATCTCCCACGGCCTGAGGGTGTGATAGAGCAAGTCGGCGAGCCGGTCTGACGGGATGGGCACATCGCCCCGAGCGACAAGACGCCCCGTGATGCGGTACCGAGGGACTTCATCTGCGCCAAGAAAGATGTCGGACGCGCCACAGGCAAGCGCGTCGTCGAGAATGTCATCAAGTGTCACAGGCGCATGACACCTTCGCAGGGTGTGGCCGAAGCAACGTTGCCCATAGAGGATTCAGATTCGCCCACCGCTCAGCAGGCTCCTGTGCTCTCGTGCCTCACCCGTGCGCGGACACCCCCCACGCCTCGAGCACGCGAGGCATCACGACACTGGGGGTTTCAGCGCGCATCAGCGCGCGCAGACGCGGCGCGATGGAATCGCGATATCGAGCCAGCATGACCTCTTGTGGGCGACCTCCCGTCGCGGGACTTCCCCACGCGGGAATGGGACGCTCCCCCATGAGAACCTTGTCGCCGCGCGACACGCGGATCTGGTGCACCAGACCGGCTGCCACGGCCCCGACCGTGGTGGCGTCTCTCGCAGCGATGGCACGCCCCAGCCACGCCAGCTTGTACTCGACGCTGGGCGCGCGAAGAATCGTCGTGGCACAGGCCATGGCCTCGCGCAACGCAGCCTCATCGAGGCTCTCGCAAATCGGGTCGAGCAGGGCACACACCCGCGGATCTCCAAAGTAGAGAAGCCCGCCGAACACCGCTCCGCGGTTCGTCGCCTCGCCACGCGCAACCACGTCTCGAATCGCCATCGGGACGCGCATCACGTCGGAAGCCTGAACAGGCGTGAGATTCACCAGATCGATAACCGCGGACGCCACCACAGTTCTCCAGGGCTCATAGAGAACGAACGGCAGAAGCGCATCGGTGCTGATGTCGCGCCGTGCCTGCAGAAACGCGCGAAGCGCCATGTAGATCTCACAGCGTCGCTCAGGTGAAGCCGCGTGCACGAGGCCTTCGCTATAGAGCACGCGCAGGGCGGCGAGCATCGAGCGATCGCCGAGCAGACCGCATCGAACAGCTTCCCCACAGAACTGGTCTTCGAGATTGTTGAACGCCGCAAGACGAGCGCGATGGTCGTCGAGGCGAACAGATCTGAGAAATGATTGCGCATCGCGCTCGAAAGCGAGACGAACTGGCATACCCCCACCGACCCGCGGTGCACAGTCGCACGCGAGCCCCCCCTGAGTGATGCTCAACCGAACCGCACAGCGTCGGCCCTGATTCCGAGCAGGATTCCCCGGTGAATTGCATTCGAGGGGAAGGGGGGGGTCCCCTCCTGGGCCGGTTCACCCACACGGGAAATCTCCCGAGCAGAGTGATACCGCCAGAGCAGACGAATGGGCTCAGGAGACCATGGTGTGCCGGACCGAGGAAGCCGCCCCAGATGGCGTGACCACGGGGGTGTAGGTGGCGCCATACTCGTACCCAGAAGGGGTAGGCCTCGACCAGACCACCTTCATGCCCACGCTGCTCGGTCCCGTGGCCAGATCGAGTCGACCGAACAACCGTCGTGACACGGGGTAGGCCTGACGGCTGCGAAAGCGCAAGCCCACAGGGCTCAGATCGAGGATGGTTCCGGCGGCCATCCCAGAACTATCGAACTGTCGGCCTCGCGACACACGTGCCGCCTGCACCTGACTGAGCTGGATGCGTTTCGAGCCAACGAGGTCGAGTACGCGATCGTCAGACTGACGGGTGGCACGACGGCGTTCCTGCGACGCACTCTCGCCGATGCGAGGGGCACGCGTGAGGACACGACTGAAGAACTCCCACAAGAAGCGCATTGGTCCCTCCCTACCCGCGG encodes:
- a CDS encoding PilT/PilU family type 4a pilus ATPase translates to MLYGQRCFGHTLRRCHAPVTLDDILDDALACGASDIFLGADEVPRYRITGRLVARGDVPIPSDRLADLLYHTLRPWEIERLDAEHEIDLALERRGDFRFRLNIFLRRGGMAAVIRPIPINIPSPQELGLSEALVRLLEVGNGLILVTGRTGSGKSTMCASFLEYINQIREAHIVTFEDPIEFVFEPRRCTISQRQVGEHTPSYNAALRAVLRQSPDIVYVGEMRDRDTIEATLSIAETGQLVLANLHTSSASQTVHRIVDVFTPAQRAQISVQLANSLNAVICQVLLPRVDGQALVPAREVMLGTPAILNLIRKGEAHQLYSAIESSGSRDMHTMDQSLADLVHRGLIAVDVARAHAHDIESLESLLRSGSSGRHASTGGW
- a CDS encoding cyclic nucleotide-binding domain-containing protein, with amino-acid sequence MSDLRQGPQPDDLAVRAELDAECRSALMAWATIATFAQGERIQSAREASDAFYLLLEGRVEITSVLDAAGERRLRLTVLQPGDSFGEVGVLDARQQGDEVCALTQVRALRITSADWQRARDERPQEALTLSRLFLLSHRNRVRHAELAMVTLSEVTRIALDGAPLTDLLRETLRALQFFCALDAAVAFLVNPYSSGLDATVGVGRPSFLEGFRPKESGELQRFELVPSLRSALAGGVAALEGEEARAWLRAAFGCVSNDCVGLLRVPLLDAGTERGLLVLLDLEGEVSWPRDAVTILEVVSAVVAGAVTRAHHIEIERARERFERLRERI